The Henckelia pumila isolate YLH828 chromosome 2, ASM3356847v2, whole genome shotgun sequence genome includes a window with the following:
- the LOC140880592 gene encoding probable leucine-rich repeat receptor-like serine/threonine-protein kinase At3g14840, whose product MFFRITLVALIVFLVGFGSCATLLPADELSSLRLIGITLGKSDWNFSVDPCSGSAGWISPPVDAYENNVTCTCSINNTVCHVVSIILKGQSLPGTVPADIVGLPFLQQIDLTRNYLNGTIPPEWGSMKLVNISLLGNRITGTIPKELANISTLANLTLEFNQLTGTIPPEFGNLPVIEKLLFTSNYLTGELPGTLAKLTTLKDFRIGDNNFTGSIPSFIQNWTNITKIVMQGSGLSGPIPSGIATLTQLTDLRISDLNGNESAFPFLANMTNLKTLILRSCNIVGQLPAYLGRMTKLKVLDLSFNNLTGPIPDSFSGISNTDYIYLTGNSLSGPLPSWMQAEGDVIDLSYNNLTIGNSSLNCQPRKLNLFASSKPSTPGIVSCLRSFQCSRRYYSMHINCGGKQVVDVKGTTYDGDVIYGGPSNFVQSASNWAFSNTGHFLDDSNPTDTYFLSNSSNMVGENPQLYMDARLSPLSLTYYGFCLINGNYTVNLHFAEIVFTSGPNYRSLGRRIFDVYIQGKLVLKDLNIEDEAGGVNKPLVKNFTAVVTDGTLDIRFFWAGKGTIAIPDRGVYGPLISAISVDPNFTPPSENSGISGGAIAGIVIGVLSTVLLVMFLLWWKFCRREDTLENEFKNVDLQTTSFTLKQIKAATKNFDAANKIGEGGFGPVYKGTLGDGTLIAVKQLSSKSKQGNREFVNEIGMISALQNPHLVRLHGCCIEGNQLLLIYEYLENNSLARALFGPEQHRLNLDWPTRHKICIGIARGLAYLHEESRLKIVHRDIKATNILLDKNLNPKISDFGLAKLDEEENTHISTRIAGTHGYMAPEYAMRGYLTDKADVYSFGVVLLEIVSGKSNTSIRPKDECFYLLDWAHSLKQDGNLMELVDSRLESNFDAEEVMTTINIALLCTSTVAAERPSMSSVVSILEGKTRVEQFMSNLNIPMDVIKPQKRGTEEDKVVKFSDVQGHSISMDVPWTASSAATTDLYPVPLDSDYWEKRAS is encoded by the exons ATGTTCTTCCGAATCACACTCGTCGCATTAATCGTTTTCTTGGTGGGTTTTGGTTCCTGTGCCACACTCTTGCCCGCCGACGAAC TGTCTTCCCTGCGTTTAATTGGCATCACACTGGGGAAGAGTGATTGGAATTTTAGCGTGGATCCGTGCAGCGGGTCGGCGGGTTGGATTTCGCCGCCGGTGGACGCATACGAGAATAACGTCACATGTACCTGCAGCATAAACAACACAGTTTGCCATGTTGTTAGCAT AATTCTCAAAGGACAGTCTCTTCCCGGAACAGTGCCGGCGGATATAGTCGGACTCCCTTTTCTTCAGCAAAT TGACCTGACTCGCAACTACCTTAACGGCACGATCCCTCCGGAATGGGGCTCTATGAAACTCGTAAACAT TTCCCTCCTTGGAAATCGGATAACGGGTACGATCCCGAAAGAGCTTGCAAACATCAGCACACTTGCGAATCT TACCTTGGAGTTCAATCAGCTGACAGGAACTATACCTCCAGAGTTCGGGAATCTTCCTGTCATAGAGAAATT GCTCTTTACTTCAAACTATTTAACGGGCGAACTACCTGGGACGCTAGCAAAGTTGACTACGCTGAAGGACTT TCGTATCGGGGATAATAACTTCACAGGAAGCATACCATCCTTTATTCAGAACTGGACAAACATTACGAAAAT AGTGATGCAGGGAAGTGGTTTGTCGGGACCAATTCCTTCCGGTATTGCTACCCTTACCCAATTAACCGACTT GAGAATTAGTGACCTCAACGGCAATGAATCGGCTTTTCCATTTCTCGCCAATATGACAAACCTTAAGACACT GATTTTGAGGAGTTGCAATATCGTAGGACAGTTGCCAGCTTATCTGGGAAGAATGACAAAGTTGAAAGTCTT AGATCTCAGTTTCAACAACCTAACTGGACCAATTCCGGACAGCTTCAGTGGTATTTCAAACACAGATTACAT CTATCTAACTGGGAACTCCCTCTCTGGGCCGTTGCCTTCTTGGATGCAGGCAGAGGGAGACGTCAT TGATCTTTCATACAACAATCTGACTATTGGAAATTCATCCTTGAACTGTCAGCCGCGCAAGCT GAATTTATTTGCAAGCTCAAAGCCCAGTACCCC TGGTATTGTTTCCTGCTTGAGAAGCTTTCAGTGTAGTCGAC GATATTACTCCATGCATATAAATTGCGGTGGGAAACAAGTGGTGGACGTCAAAGGTACTACCTATGATGGTGATGTGATTTATGGAGGGCCTTCGAATTTCGTCCAAAGTGCATCGAATTGGGCATTTAGTAACACGGGACATTTCTTGGACGATTCTAACCCCACAGACACATACTTCTTGTCCAACAGCTCAAACATGGTCGGGGAAAATCCTCAGCTGTATATGGATGCCCGACTCTCCCCCCTGTCATTGACTTACTACGGGTTTTGTCTGATAAACGGAAATTACACCGTGAACCTTCATTTTGCTGAAATAGTTTTTACTAGTGGCCCGAATTACCGTAGCCTTGGGAGGCGTATTTTCGATGTTTACATTCAG GGGAAGCTTGTACTGAAAGATTTGAACATTGAAGATGAAGCCGGTGGAGTTAACAAGCCACTGGTAAAAAATTTCACAGCTGTTGTGACTGATGGTACGTTGGATATCCGCTTCTTTTGGGCTGGGAAGGGGACAATTGCCATACCTGATAGAGGAGTGTATGGACCGCTAATTTCAGCTATATCTGTAGATCCTA ATTTTACTCCACCTTCGGAAAACAGTGGCATTTCTGGAGGAGCTATAGCTGGAATAGTGATCGGTGTCCTTTCTACGGTCTTGCTAGTCATGTTCCTTCTTTGGTGGAAGTTCTGTCGGCGAGAAGATACCCTGGAAAATG AGTTTAAGAATGTAGACCTTCAAACTACATCATTTACCTTGAAGCAAATTAAAGCCGCAACAAAGAATTTTGACGCAGCTAATAAGATTGGAGAAGGTGGTTTTGGTCCTGTCTACAAG GGAACTTTGGGGGATGGTACTCTCATTGCTGTAAAGCAGCTCTCTTCCAAATCGAAGCAAGGCAACCGTGAGTTTGTCAATGAAATAGGCATGATTTCGGCTCTGCAAAATCCTCATCTTGTGAGGCTACATGGATGTTGTATTGAAGGAAACCAGCTGTTGCTTATCTATGAGTACTTGGAGAATAACAGCCTCGCTCGTGCATTATTTG GTCCAGAACAACACCGGTTGAACTTGGATTGGCCTACAAGGCATAAGATTTGCATCGGTATAGCAAGGGGTTTGGCTTATCTGCACGAAGAATCGAGACTGAAAATTGTTCATCGTGACATCAAGGCAACAAACATACTTCTCGACAAAAATCTTAACCCAAAAATATCCGATTTTGGGCTTGCCAAACTTGACGAAGAGGAAAATACTCATATAAGCACACGAATCGCTGGAACTCA TGGATATATGGCGCCTGAATATGCAATGCGAGGCTATCTGACTGACAAAGCAGACGTATACAGTTTTGGGGTTGTTCTTTTGGAGATTGTCAGTGGAAAGAGCAATACAAGCATCAGGCCAAAGGATGAGTGCTTCTATCTTCTTGACTGG GCTCATTCCTTGAAGCAAGACGGGAATTTAATGGAACTAGTCGACTCGCGACTGGAATCAAACTTTGATGCAGAAGAAGTGATGACAACTATCAACATAGCTCTTCTTTGCACGAGTACTGTAGCCGCAGAAAGACCAAGTATGTCATCTGTGGTCAGCATACTCGAAGGAAAAACCCGTGTTGAACAGTTCATGTCGAACTTGAACATCCCGATGGACGTGATTAAACCCCAAAAAAGGGGAACTGAGGAGGACAAGGTAGTTAAGTTTAGTGATGTTCAGGGACACAGTATCTCAATGGATGTGCCTTGGACTGCTTCATCTGCTGCTACTACCGATCTTTATCCCGTCCCTTTGGATAGTGATTACTGGGAAAAGAGGGCGTCGTAA